DNA from Asticcacaulis excentricus:
CGACGCTGAAACTGCGCGCCTTTCGTCAGCACCTGTCGATCTATCTGGGCGGATACCTGTCGCAGGACATCTTCAACACCGCCTTCCCGCTGTTTGTGGCGACCGTTCTGGCGGCTGGGGCGACGCTGAGCAAGGGCGAAACCACGACGCTGATTTCGGGCATGATGACGCTGATGTACATTGCGCAGCTCGTTTCGGTGATGATCGCCATTCAGGTGGTGATCAAGACGGGGCCGACCCTGGCCTATCGCATCGCCATCAGCTTTGTGGGCGCCGCGCTGTTGCTGTTCCTCGCCTTCTACTTCACCCAACCCGAAGGCATCGCGGCGGGTCTCGAAGGCCTCAATGGCAATCTGTTTGCCGCTTTCAGTCACTCCAATTTCGGCGTTGCCTTCTGGCTGATCGTGCCGATCATTCTGGCGGGTCTGGGTCGCGGTACGCTGAATTTTGTGCCGTGGTCGGTCTATAACTATCTGCCTGACATTGACGAGGCCGTCACCGGTCAACGTCGCGAAGGCATCTTCGCTGGGGTCATGACGTTGGTGCGCAAGGTGGCGCAGTCTGCGGCCATCGTGGCGACCGGCTGGATCATTAATCAGGGTGGTTATCTGGCGGCACCGAAGGACTCGTCCGTTGTCATCCAGCAGTCTCCGGAAGCTATCCACACGATTGTGCTGGTCCTGATCGCCGGTCCGATCGTCGTAATGGTGCTGGGTATGATCATTTCGTGGAGCTTCGGCCTCAATGTCAGATCCCACGGCATCCTTGTCCACGAGGTCGAGCGTTTGCGCGCCGGGGAAACCCAGCCGGAATCGGAGGAAAGCCGTCGTGTGGTTGAAGACCTGACCGGCTTCAAGTTTGAAAAACTTTGGGGCCGCTACAAGCGCTAAGCCGCAAAACAAACCCCCGCTTCGATGATACCAACGCCCGAAGATGCTAGCCGCATCCGGCCGTTGAAGACACGAAACTGTCTCATATGTCTCAGGGACATGAGACAGTCTCGAATGGAATACCAAGGGTCATCTTCAATGACCCTTGGTATGAGGCGGGGGTTTTCATTTCCGGCAGTCGGCGTTCAGCGCACCGCCACCTTCTGCTTGAGCAGGAACCACGTCACCGCATCGAACAGGGCGTCGTTTGAGGCATCAATCACGTTCGGGCTGACCCCCAGCGTGTGCCAGGCGTGGCCGTCCGTATCGCGGCTTTCGATCACCACGCGGGTCAGGGCTGCGGTGGCGTCCGATGGTGTCAGGATGCGCACCTTATAGTCCGACAGGTGCATGGCCTTCAGTTCCGGATAGTGCGGCGTCAGGGCCTTGCGCAGCGCCTCATCCAGCGCATTGACCGGGCCATTGCCTTCGGCCACGGTCATCACGGTTTCCCCGGCGACCGACAGCTTGACAGTGGCCTCGGCCATCGTGTCCTGCGCGCCGGAGGCCTCAACGCGGCATTCGTTCAGCGCGCGATAGCTGAGGAGTTCGTAATAGCGCGGCAACTGCCCCAGAAGCCCGCGGGCCAGAAGCTCGAACGAGGCGCTGGCGTCTTCATAGGCATAGCCCATCGCCTCGCGGTCCTTGACGATCTTCACCAGCTCATTGACGCGCTCATCATCGGCGGCGACCGCAATGCCCATCTGCTCCAGACGGTTCAGCACATTGGCGCGGCCCGCCTTGTCCGAGACTAGGATCAGCCGCGTATTGCCGACCAGCGCCGGGTCGATATGCTCATAGGAGCGGCTGTCGCGCGCCATAGCTGAAACATGCAGGCCGCCCTTGTGCGCAAAGGCGCTCTTGCCGACATAGGCGGCGTGGCGGTTGGGCACGCGGTTCAGCCGGTCGTCGATCAGACGCGACAGCGAGCCAATCTCCTTGAGCTGTTCCATCGACACGCCCGTCTCATAACCCATCTTGAGCATCAGGGTGGGGATCAGGGCGATCAGATTGGCGTTGCCGCAGCGCTCGCCAATGCCGTTGATCGTGCCCTGAATCTGACGCACCCCGGCCTCAACAGCGGCCAGCGAATTGGCCACGGCCTGCTCGGTATCATTATGGCAGTGGATGCCCAGACGCGCCTCAGGCAGCCTGGCCTTGACGTCGGAGACGATGCGATACACCTCGGACGGCATCGAGCCGCCATTGGTGTCGCACAGGATGATCCACTCCGCCCCGGCCTGATAGGCAGCCGTAAGGGCCTCCAGCGCATAAGCGGGATTGGCCTTATAGCCGTCGAAGAAGTGTTCGGCGTCGAAATGCGCCTCACGACCCTGCGCGATCATGTGGCTGAGCGAATCCCCAATCATTTTCAGGTTTTCGCTGGTCGAAACCTTCAGTGCCGTCTCGACCTGCCAGTCCCAGCTCTTGCCGACCAGACAGACGGCCGGCGTGTTGGCGTTGAGAATGTCCTGAAGGCCCGGATCGTTTGAGGCCGAACGCCCGACGCGGCGCGTCATGCCAAAGGCCGAGACCTTGGCAAAGCGCGTCTTCGGCACGCGCGCAAAAAAGGCGTCATCCGTGGGGTTGGCCCCCGGCCAGCCGCCTTCGATATAGTC
Protein-coding regions in this window:
- a CDS encoding MFS transporter, whose product is MAEVAQVRKPSWINYWGWGSGDMLGAGAQAVITGWLFYFFTNFCGLSAIDAGFILGLPRLLEAITCPLIGYISDNLRHTWVGRKIGRRKIFLLITIPLLPSFALLFVTGQTFWYYLFVFIFFELLYTMFLIPWETLAAEMTKDYKEKAKFAGARMIIAQSSAILASYLPTFIIDNFGGKDSPDTFLIMATIFGLLFSLVVILVVVFSWERPYTEDEKRIQPQPFNAAAALMIPVNMFRDLFSTLKLRAFRQHLSIYLGGYLSQDIFNTAFPLFVATVLAAGATLSKGETTTLISGMMTLMYIAQLVSVMIAIQVVIKTGPTLAYRIAISFVGAALLLFLAFYFTQPEGIAAGLEGLNGNLFAAFSHSNFGVAFWLIVPIILAGLGRGTLNFVPWSVYNYLPDIDEAVTGQRREGIFAGVMTLVRKVAQSAAIVATGWIINQGGYLAAPKDSSVVIQQSPEAIHTIVLVLIAGPIVVMVLGMIISWSFGLNVRSHGILVHEVERLRAGETQPESEESRRVVEDLTGFKFEKLWGRYKR
- the cimA gene encoding citramalate synthase yields the protein MAERIYLYDSTLRDGSQAQGIDFTVADKLAIAEALDAFGIDYIEGGWPGANPTDDAFFARVPKTRFAKVSAFGMTRRVGRSASNDPGLQDILNANTPAVCLVGKSWDWQVETALKVSTSENLKMIGDSLSHMIAQGREAHFDAEHFFDGYKANPAYALEALTAAYQAGAEWIILCDTNGGSMPSEVYRIVSDVKARLPEARLGIHCHNDTEQAVANSLAAVEAGVRQIQGTINGIGERCGNANLIALIPTLMLKMGYETGVSMEQLKEIGSLSRLIDDRLNRVPNRHAAYVGKSAFAHKGGLHVSAMARDSRSYEHIDPALVGNTRLILVSDKAGRANVLNRLEQMGIAVAADDERVNELVKIVKDREAMGYAYEDASASFELLARGLLGQLPRYYELLSYRALNECRVEASGAQDTMAEATVKLSVAGETVMTVAEGNGPVNALDEALRKALTPHYPELKAMHLSDYKVRILTPSDATAALTRVVIESRDTDGHAWHTLGVSPNVIDASNDALFDAVTWFLLKQKVAVR